From the genome of Rarobacter incanus, one region includes:
- a CDS encoding discoidin domain-containing protein yields the protein MSRRRAMGAVIALGCAGSLLAPTTAGAISADQIVTGGVASFESSPVPAFGVAGSTTFDWVQRAQAFDDLAYDWTNRGDFTTIMEDSTAYNMDPGESSFKMPAYWGDDRIQRLGPNNGDGYQESVTQFSSIISGTLIGIDKSNQTCNKPNLPSGVTTCNYVDMMRTFVHQGIGVAGNTPLLGKTGDGKDIPGTRDGWYQFLPNVLYYAMGSMYPDATDMDQILRGIADNYDAMVRQIGGANADFNMQDYDFEEMKPIINAGWNQATDIGAATAAVLIWAHDHFGDAKYLQTAKWTMDAMDRSSENRYYEIITMLLPYLAARMNAMHGTNYDVAKYFQWLQYDTVARNGWGTIGGFRSAGTSPLRWASRTVSGLSGSLSDTGFDGDSSTRGYAFAMNSFVTTWLAAAAKYDTQYANTVGRWLLNVNTSARWFFADQVDANQQEGVISTQQTGQPGSSTGWKTDKRAGAIAYEGLQPHSGVGILATADVTHPERSGGWNLGPDSTNLGLYGSGWIGFMSVIKPTNVADVLRTDLNALDHFGNNAYPTSLIYNPTGSVAQVQIPLTGSRDLYDAVTGSYLARGASGQATVPVPAGGSIVLVELPAGATLSAEGHTISANGEPIAYDVTPSRDLARDADVVVSPTGLSAATAASIVDGDFTTGWATTTTQVQNVVLDLGAEHSVGSALVAWGATHPATYAIATSTNGSSWTTATQVSSLGGRETATFTPRKARYVRVTIPIGTFDLRAIEVHLGDLARSARVEVSSTANTHHVGANLTDGSRFTRWESAATDAQNARIDLRGTQQIGAVRINWEGAYGRDFRIETSLDGANWTVAKTITGGTGGDQTITLPEGTQGRYVRFVGVQRGTEWSYSIWDFEVYGATGVTRVGDITLGDIGSGGVIAGGTLPIVGSGFTPGESITLAWQGGASSQVTADSTGAFTAEVVVPSITGEHTLTVTGMSSGVERSITVTVTPTAEVSVPTATVLRLSSSTVVADAKRPVVAEVSVTSSGSGTPAGTVVITESGREIAHGTVVAGAAEVTIPSSLAIGDHALTAEFRSADTGRWRDSRSATKVLAVDKARVTTRVVIGKAKVGKKTAATVRVTSTGTWRGGRVTLTGWGETRKVTVPASGLARIKLPALKKSGKRTLVARTVATARQSASTQRQRISVLKAKPKVKISVKRSGGIASFRITVVKPKGVSATGRAAVSVNGKRVTTVRVSKRGKAKSATIAIRGRAKVAVKFTGNKALRTVTKTVAVRALR from the coding sequence ATGTCTCGCAGGCGCGCAATGGGCGCAGTCATCGCCCTCGGATGCGCGGGTTCGCTTCTCGCCCCGACAACCGCCGGGGCGATCTCCGCCGACCAGATCGTCACGGGCGGGGTGGCCTCGTTCGAGAGTTCCCCCGTACCTGCGTTCGGAGTGGCTGGGAGCACCACCTTCGACTGGGTACAGCGGGCGCAGGCGTTCGATGACCTCGCGTACGACTGGACGAACCGCGGCGACTTCACCACCATCATGGAGGATTCGACCGCATACAACATGGATCCCGGCGAGAGCTCTTTCAAGATGCCCGCCTACTGGGGTGACGATCGCATCCAGCGGCTCGGACCGAACAACGGTGATGGCTATCAGGAATCGGTGACGCAGTTCTCGTCCATCATCTCCGGCACCCTGATCGGAATCGACAAGAGCAACCAGACCTGCAACAAGCCGAATCTGCCCTCGGGTGTGACCACCTGCAACTACGTCGACATGATGCGCACCTTCGTTCATCAGGGCATCGGCGTGGCAGGAAACACGCCGCTCCTCGGAAAGACCGGTGATGGCAAGGACATCCCCGGCACGCGCGACGGTTGGTACCAGTTCCTGCCCAACGTCCTGTACTACGCCATGGGATCGATGTACCCGGACGCCACGGATATGGACCAGATCCTGCGGGGCATCGCAGACAACTACGACGCGATGGTCCGTCAGATCGGCGGCGCGAACGCCGATTTCAACATGCAGGACTATGACTTCGAAGAGATGAAGCCCATCATCAACGCTGGCTGGAACCAGGCCACGGATATCGGAGCGGCTACGGCTGCGGTGTTGATCTGGGCGCATGACCACTTTGGCGATGCGAAATACCTCCAGACCGCGAAGTGGACTATGGACGCGATGGATCGTTCCAGCGAGAACCGCTACTACGAGATCATCACGATGCTGCTGCCGTACCTGGCCGCGCGCATGAACGCGATGCACGGTACCAACTACGACGTGGCAAAGTATTTCCAGTGGCTCCAGTACGACACTGTTGCCCGCAACGGCTGGGGCACAATCGGTGGGTTCCGCAGCGCAGGCACGAGCCCGTTGCGGTGGGCCAGTAGGACGGTGTCGGGACTCTCTGGCAGCCTCTCGGACACCGGATTCGACGGTGACTCGTCGACTCGAGGCTACGCATTCGCAATGAACTCGTTCGTGACGACCTGGCTGGCCGCGGCTGCCAAGTACGACACGCAGTATGCCAACACCGTCGGTCGCTGGCTGCTCAACGTCAACACGTCGGCCCGGTGGTTCTTCGCCGACCAAGTGGATGCGAACCAGCAGGAGGGCGTGATCAGCACGCAGCAGACCGGTCAGCCGGGATCGTCCACGGGATGGAAGACCGACAAGCGTGCCGGCGCAATCGCGTACGAGGGGTTGCAGCCGCACTCCGGAGTCGGCATCCTGGCCACGGCCGATGTCACGCACCCGGAAAGATCCGGTGGGTGGAACCTGGGGCCGGACTCAACGAACCTGGGTCTGTACGGTTCGGGCTGGATCGGATTCATGTCCGTCATCAAACCGACGAACGTGGCAGACGTCCTGCGAACGGATCTGAACGCCCTGGATCACTTCGGGAACAATGCCTATCCCACGTCGCTGATCTACAACCCGACCGGGTCGGTTGCCCAGGTGCAGATCCCCCTCACCGGATCACGCGACCTGTATGACGCAGTTACGGGCTCCTATCTGGCGCGTGGCGCGTCCGGACAGGCAACGGTGCCAGTGCCTGCGGGCGGTTCCATCGTGCTGGTGGAACTTCCGGCCGGAGCAACGTTGTCGGCCGAGGGGCACACCATCTCTGCCAACGGTGAGCCCATCGCCTATGACGTGACGCCGAGCCGCGACCTGGCTCGGGACGCCGATGTCGTGGTGTCGCCCACCGGTCTCAGTGCGGCAACGGCCGCGAGCATCGTCGACGGCGACTTCACGACCGGGTGGGCAACGACCACCACGCAGGTGCAGAACGTCGTCCTCGATCTCGGCGCCGAGCACAGCGTCGGGTCCGCACTCGTGGCCTGGGGGGCCACGCACCCCGCGACCTACGCCATCGCGACGTCCACGAATGGTTCGTCCTGGACGACTGCGACTCAGGTCTCGTCCCTCGGCGGGCGTGAGACGGCCACGTTCACTCCTCGCAAGGCGAGGTACGTGCGCGTCACCATTCCCATCGGCACCTTCGACCTACGCGCAATCGAAGTCCACCTGGGCGATCTTGCGAGAAGTGCTCGTGTAGAGGTGTCGAGCACGGCCAACACCCACCATGTGGGAGCCAACCTCACTGACGGGTCCCGGTTCACGCGCTGGGAATCTGCCGCGACCGACGCGCAGAACGCCCGGATCGACCTTCGTGGTACCCAGCAGATCGGTGCCGTCCGGATCAACTGGGAAGGGGCCTACGGCCGAGATTTCCGGATCGAGACCTCGCTCGACGGCGCGAACTGGACTGTCGCCAAGACCATCACCGGAGGAACCGGTGGCGACCAGACCATCACCTTGCCCGAGGGCACTCAGGGGCGCTACGTCCGTTTCGTCGGAGTGCAGCGAGGCACCGAGTGGTCGTACTCGATATGGGACTTCGAGGTGTACGGTGCGACAGGAGTCACCCGGGTCGGCGACATCACCCTGGGGGACATCGGAAGCGGAGGAGTCATCGCGGGCGGTACGTTGCCGATCGTGGGAAGCGGGTTCACTCCAGGAGAATCGATCACTCTCGCCTGGCAGGGCGGGGCGAGCAGCCAGGTCACCGCGGATTCCACCGGGGCGTTCACGGCAGAGGTAGTCGTGCCCTCCATCACGGGAGAGCACACTCTGACCGTCACGGGCATGTCATCGGGGGTCGAACGATCGATCACTGTCACAGTGACTCCCACTGCTGAAGTGAGCGTCCCAACAGCCACAGTGCTCAGGCTCAGTTCTAGCACCGTGGTCGCCGACGCGAAGCGTCCCGTCGTCGCGGAAGTCTCCGTGACCTCCAGCGGCTCAGGCACGCCCGCGGGTACCGTGGTAATCACCGAATCGGGCCGTGAGATCGCTCACGGAACTGTAGTGGCCGGCGCTGCAGAGGTGACAATACCCTCGTCCCTGGCGATCGGTGATCACGCGCTTACCGCTGAGTTCCGGAGTGCGGACACCGGCCGCTGGCGGGATTCACGTTCCGCGACCAAGGTGCTGGCGGTCGACAAAGCCCGGGTGACCACTCGGGTGGTCATCGGCAAGGCGAAGGTGGGTAAGAAGACGGCGGCGACCGTTCGCGTGACGAGTACGGGAACCTGGCGCGGAGGACGGGTGACACTCACTGGCTGGGGCGAGACGCGCAAGGTGACCGTACCCGCCAGCGGCTTGGCCAGGATCAAGCTTCCCGCGCTCAAGAAATCTGGTAAGCGAACGCTTGTGGCCCGCACCGTTGCAACCGCGCGCCAGTCGGCCAGCACCCAAAGGCAACGGATTTCCGTCCTCAAGGCGAAGCCGAAGGTAAAGATCAGCGTGAAGCGCTCGGGCGGCATAGCCAGTTTCCGCATCACTGTGGTCAAACCCAAAGGCGTGTCCGCCACGGGTCGCGCAGCCGTCTCCGTCAACGGCAAACGGGTAACGACCGTCCGTGTGAGTAAGCGCGGGAAGGCGAAGTCGGCGACAATCGCGATTCGCGGCCGAGCCAAGGTAGCGGTGAAGTTCACCGGCAACAAGGCACTGCGCACCGTGACCAAAACGGTCGCCGTTCGGGCCCTCCGGTGA